From the genome of Bactrocera oleae isolate idBacOlea1 chromosome 2, idBacOlea1, whole genome shotgun sequence, one region includes:
- the Atg17 gene encoding RB1-inducible coiled-coil protein 1, with protein MLYVFHVDMGRMMSFDMAVALSSVENLKDTIQRMHGIPAVNIVLLISGGEMLTSSTQVSYYSAGTDTNPIYMFLTGDPRTPPSLPANEPDRDLGEQVERCKQLQPIYSSVEKRAQLALKMFEYARDEQNLCERLVRDQHFQQQGWSAVVANMEDLIKEFRLRFTNFSTAFDRHLERRDGYLELLHNFNDDLIMLGRIPILPGLMSMAEEDFHGFDDFLDPDEVFSRSQSTQKSVLVAGGMPAQQTSSNEQSETITGHSNHIVIADDKNSTTVIKKPRMGRELVGEPATMTDTANSPVATVNPHSSSGSSSRPTLNLLQWITSKENQNRLQIMCEECIQGLGTFDKDVYAQLKNEVQHILKQAEQPDVREIKGLGDRLCRLEEFRYKIKRLLQDQRELSTAFQQNQSRANDLNDPSILPDLCASHQSQLAVMVTNHQKIREIRRIISKAKDELGVNLHMRLTRIGHVENSMSEFDNRLLFYLRCLRRAERHIQIIEQIHQAPCIYVAAVTEVVRRKIFSGEFRLWATKFAEDFEVIHNEEIKRRQQFNDNFDGHFLNKLFPGMNDMPPAFANETPLVFDARLPNITKSDIDMLSSHLPDLASEIKLPDMGPVINFFVSRSGPHQKERMEELFRQQVATVIGTSTVAEEGIGNALSTGEKPLMPQRLGELQKTGDGCEGSETDTENEFEKLTTTQSTAPMLVTTATSTINVETVARSAATSLLLTQNAETLTDESESSTLAEVERLRSILGAMYKVSSECIRLSRADLDHCRTGVVSYREDLQSELQMLHDQWNLIRMQSEQREQILHQTQELLNETVQQREGELAALRQKLCDVELLQPQLEELKEKLCSTELEQQRAVAAARAELLHEHKSEIESLRCRYKLMTSVELSPSETSLEKLERPPSNIDQNTIDRGEHEAIVAQLRASFETEKEKSIAAALDMERAIWQTKFNLNSESVIGNVNILKEMLEEKDRQLDLVRKQNLLLTKEIYQLKLRIDSLTNEEGNSWLKEKIEYLNRDKNRLEEELIIEKERSKRLEMETSFAALKASSHKYLLLDSCNKGDVVFVVWSMRHSQYMVVQDSPILYFVHGDCLSAMNLRMPATPSPSENAIVENTLLPVPYYAIGRVIDREYCQARKDENRYRVSKGTRFYRIKLVPLSSMPHLSGRREKIESSFCTSTSTSFSQCETSTDNETTALLPSVCKALVPVSGCNPASPTLRQPQFSPNISTIEESITATTAPTKDVVDFTTTVTKIEVTSKAIDRSGHMDDGDNPIATTSGERCRYTSFSIEDETENLPTLTSTPMSMRSMPSQQLMLQTVITEQPTSSGKQNVIPIITDPCIEAADVSGCSADLKNTSFATACSEDSDEYRSLEHKDDADFAVSE; from the exons ATGTTGTACGTGTTCCATGTCGACATGGGACGGATGATGTCCTTTGACATGGCAGTGGCATTGTCTTCGGTCGAGAACCTTAAAGATACCATTCAACGAATGCACGGCATACCAGCTGTAAATATTGTGCTATTGATAAGCGGTGGTGAGATGTTAACATCGTCCACACAGGTCTCTTACTATTCGGCTGGTACCGACACGAATCCAATTTATATGTTCTTAACCGGAGACCCACGCACACCGCCGTCATTGCCAGCGAATGAGCCAGATCGAGATTTGGGAGAACAAGTAGAGCGTTGCAAGCAGTTGCAGCCGATCTATTCTTCCGTAGAGAAACGCGCTCAATTAGCACTGAAAATGTTTGAGTATGCCCGAGATGAGCAGAACCTATGTGAGCGTCTTGTGCGTGACCAACATTTTCAACAGCAGGGTTGGTCGGCTGTTGTGGCCAACATGGAAGACCTGATCAAGGAGTTTCGGTTGCGTTTCACAAATTTTTCAACTGCTTTTGATCGTCACCTGGAAAGACGCGATGGCTATCTAGAGCTTTTGCATAATTTCAACGATGATCTAATCATGTTGGGGCGAATTCCCATTTTGCCGGGTCTGATGTCTATGGCTGAGGAAGATTTCCATGGGTTCGATGATTTTCTTGATCCGGACGAAGTATTCTCGCGGTCTCAATCAACGCAGAAGTCAGTGCTAGTGGCAGGTGGCATGCCTGCACAACAAACTAGTAGTAACGAGCAATCGGAAACCATAACGGGTCATAGCAATCATATTGTCATCGCCGATGATAAAAATTCGACGACAGTGATTAAGAAACCGAGAATGGGCAGAGAACTAGTCGGGGAACCGGCAACAATGACTGACACAGCGAACTCTCCAGTGGCAACCGTTAATCCACATAGTTCATCTGGCAGCAGCTCTCGTCCAACATTAAATCTCTTGCAGTGGATTACATCCAAGGAAAATCAGAATAGATTACAAATTATGTGCGAAGAATGCATCCAAGGTCTTGGCACATTCGACAAAGATGTTTACGCTCAGTTGAAAAACGAAGTTCAACACATTTTAAAACAAGCCGAGCAGCCCGATGTTCGAGAGATTAAGGGCCTCGGCGATAGGCTGTGCAGACTAGAGGAATTCAGGTATAAGATCAAACGCTTGTTACAAGATCAAAGAGAATTGTCCACCGCTTTCCAACAAAATCAAAGTAGGGCCAACGATTTAAATGATCCATCAATATTGCCAGATCTTTGCGCATCGCATCAGTCTCAGCTGGCGGTTATGGTTACAAACCATCAAAAAATTCGTGAAATTCGTCGTATTATTTCCAAAGCTAAAGATGAGCTCGGTGTAAATCTGCACATGCGACTAACACGCATTGGGCATGTAGAGAATAGCATGAGTGAGTTTGATAATCGCCTACTATTTTATCTTCGTTGTTTACGTCGTGCCGAACGGCATATACAGATTATCGAACAAATACACCAGGCGCCTTGCATATATGTGGCTGCAGTTACAGAG GTGGTACGACGTAAAATATTTTCCGGGGAGTTCCGCCTTTGGGCCACTAAATTTGCAGAAGACTTCGAAGTAATCCATAACGAAGAAATAAAGAGGCGACAACAGTTCAACGACAATTTTGACGGTCattttttgaacaaattatTTCCCGGTATGAACGACATGCCGCCTGCATTCGCCAATGAAACACCATTAGTATTTGATGCTCGATTGCCTAACATCACCAAATCAGACATTGATATGTTGTCCTCACATCTGCCAGATTTGGCATCAGAGATAAAGTTGCCCGATATGGGACCtgtgataaatttttttgtctcACGTTCGGGTCCCCATCAGAAGGAACGGATGGAAGAGTTGTTTCGCCAGCAGGTGGCAACAGTTATAGGTACATCGACTGTAGCGGAGGAGGGTATCGGCAATGCGTTGAGTACCGGTGAGAAACCGCTAATGCCCCAAAGGCTCGGAGAGTTGCAGAAGACCGGCGATGGATGTGAAGGATCCGAAACAGATACGGAAAACGAATTCGAAAAGCTGACAACCACGCAATCAACCGCACCAATGCTTGTCACGACAGCCACATCCACAATAAACGTTGAGACAGTTGCCCGCAGTGCCGCCACTTCCTTGTTACTGACACAAAACGCCGAGACGCTCACAGACGAATCGGAATCGTCCACCCTTGCTGAGGTAGAACGTTTGCGAAGCATATTAGGCGCTATGTATAAGGTATCGTCGGAATGTATACGTTTATCACGTGCCGATTTGGATCACTGCCGCACAGGAGTTGTATCCTACCGCGAAGACTTGCAATCCGAACTGCAAATGCTTCATGATCAATGGAATCTGATACGCATGCAAAGTGAGCAGCGTGAGCAAATATTGCACCAAACACAAGAGTTGTTGAATGAAACAGTGCAGCAACGTGAAGGTGAGCTTGCCGCTTTGCGACAAAAACTTTGCGATGTGGAATTGCTACAGCCGCAGTTGGAGGAATTGAAAGAAAAACTCTGTTCGACTGAACTGGAGCAGCAACGTGCAGTGGCGGCTGCTCGTGCAGAACTTTTACACGAGCATAAATCTGAAATAGAATCGCTACGCTGTCGTTATAAACTCATGACCTCCGTGGAGCTATCGCCGTCCGAAACAAGTCTCGAAAAATTGGAACGTCCGCCATCCAACATCGACCAGAACACAATCGATCGTGGTGAACATGAGGCGATAGTCGCCCAATTGCGTGCGTCGTTCGAAACTGAAAAGGAGAAGTCCATCGCTGCCGCTTTAGATATGGAGCGCGCCATTTGgcaaacaaaattcaatttaaactcAGAATCTGTGATTGGCAATGTGAACATATTGAAGGAGATGCTCGAGGAGAAAGACCGACAGCTAGATCTGGTGCGTAAGCAGAACCTTTTGCTAACTAAAGAGATCTATCAGCTAAAACTGCGGATCGATTCACTCACAAACGAGGAGGGCAATAGCTGGCTTAAAGAAAAGATAGAGTATTTAAATCGAGATAAGAATCGCTTGGAGGAGGAGCTAATCATTGAGAAGGAGCGCTCGAAGCGCTTGGAAATGGAAACTTCTTTTGCTGCCTTAAAGGC TTCTAGTCATAAATATTTACTGTTAGACTCTTGCAATAAAGGTGATGTGGTATTCGTCGTGTGGAGCATGCGTCACAGTCAGTATATGGTAGTCCAGGACTCTCCAATTCTGTATTTCGTCCACGGAGACTGTCTGTCAGCTATGAATTTGCGCATGCCGGCCACACCATCTCCAAGTGAAAATGCAATAGTGGAAAATACGCTCCTACCGGTGCCTTACTATGCAATTGGGCGTGTCATCGATAGAGAGTACTGTCAAGCTAGGAAG GATGAAAACCGTTATCGTGTTTCTAAAGGCACAAGGTTCTATCGCATAAAGCTCGTACCATTGTCGAGCATGCCACATTTAAGCGGACGTCGGGAAAAAATCGaat CATCATTCTGCACATCTACGTCCACCTCATTTTCACAATGTGAGACGAGCACTGACAACGAAACCACTGCATTGCTGCCCAGTGTCTGTAAAGCGCTCGTACCGGTAAGCGGTTGTAATCCAGCCTCGCCAACCCTGCGTCAACCTCAATTTTCGCCCAATATTAGCACCATTGAGGAGAGCATTACTGCGACAACAGCACCCACAAAAGATGTGGTTGATTTCACCACAACAGTAACCAAAATCGAAGTTACTTCGAAAGCAATAGACCGTTCTGGACACATGGATGATGGCGATAATCCAATTGCGACCACATCGGGTGAACGTTGTCGCTACACTAGCTTTAGTATAGAAGATGAAACGGAAAATTTGCCTACCTTAACCAGCACACCAATGTCTATGAGATCTATGCCTTCTCAACAATTAATGCTACAGACTGTGATAACAGAGCAACCAACGTCATCGGGAAAACAAAATGTTATACCAATAATAACGGATCCTTGCATAGAGGCTGCAGACGTTAGCGGTTGCTCCgctgatttaaaaaatacatcctTCGCCACCGCCTGCAGCGAAGATTCGGATGAATATCGCTCATTGGAACACAAGGATGATGCGGACTTTGCTGTATCTGAATAG